The following proteins come from a genomic window of Actinomarinicola tropica:
- a CDS encoding serine hydrolase domain-containing protein, translating into MEDLVREHVGPVVGKVPGVVVAVLAEDEEHVVALGDLRSRPDPRHDCWEIASITKGFTGMLLAEMSLRGEVRLDDPIGTHLPDDVAARLPPPDRQPTLDDLATHRGGFPSIPPALLRRARGANPYAQLDEAMVFDVLGRRTRRARRDRLSYSNFGMGLLGHILGRVAGQPYGELLRSRILEPLDLHRTGVGTCGDGTEVVPGVRKGKGTPAWTFGALAACGALRATPADLLAFARITLDPPSGAVGDAMQLAMTPRRKGPAPDMRIGLGWMTRTSPRGDVVWHNGGTYGASSFLAVDRTRRTAVVALGTTGPRLLPRLDAPGWALLDAIA; encoded by the coding sequence GTGGAGGACCTCGTGAGGGAGCACGTCGGGCCCGTCGTCGGGAAGGTGCCCGGCGTCGTCGTCGCGGTGCTGGCGGAGGACGAGGAGCACGTCGTCGCGCTCGGTGACCTGAGGTCGCGACCCGACCCTCGGCACGACTGCTGGGAGATCGCCTCGATCACCAAGGGCTTCACGGGCATGCTCCTCGCAGAGATGTCGCTCCGGGGCGAGGTCCGTCTGGACGACCCCATCGGCACCCACCTGCCCGACGACGTCGCCGCCCGGCTCCCGCCGCCCGACCGTCAGCCCACGCTCGACGACCTCGCCACCCACCGCGGCGGCTTCCCCTCGATCCCCCCGGCGCTCCTGCGCCGCGCCCGCGGGGCGAACCCCTACGCGCAGCTCGACGAGGCGATGGTGTTCGACGTGCTCGGTCGCCGGACGCGACGGGCGCGGCGCGACCGGCTCAGCTACTCGAACTTCGGGATGGGCCTGCTCGGCCACATCCTCGGACGAGTCGCCGGCCAGCCCTACGGCGAGCTGCTGCGCAGCCGGATCCTCGAGCCGCTCGACCTGCACCGGACGGGCGTCGGCACCTGCGGGGACGGCACCGAGGTGGTGCCCGGCGTGCGCAAGGGCAAGGGGACGCCGGCGTGGACGTTCGGTGCGCTCGCGGCGTGCGGTGCCCTGCGCGCCACCCCGGCCGACCTCCTCGCCTTCGCGCGGATCACCCTCGACCCGCCCTCCGGCGCCGTCGGCGACGCCATGCAGCTGGCGATGACGCCGCGCCGCAAGGGGCCGGCCCCCGACATGCGCATCGGCCTCGGCTGGATGACGCGCACCTCCCCCCGCGGGGACGTCGTCTGGCACAACGGCGGCACCTACGGCGCGTCGAGCTTCCTGGCGGTCGACCGGACGCGCCGCACCGCGGTCGTCGCCCTCGGCACCACCGGCCCGCGCCTCCTCCCCCGCCTCGACGCCCCGGGCTGGGCCCTGCTCGACGCCATCGCCTGA
- a CDS encoding type II toxin-antitoxin system death-on-curing family toxin, protein MTDPVEFLDLDDLIALAARLLGDPPPVRDVGLLAAAVARPQTTVGEHDAYPTTWQKAAALLQSVVNNHALIDGNKRLGWLATAVFLEINGRSVANASNEDVYRLVMTVASGPTDLAVIADALEAFAAGDGA, encoded by the coding sequence GTGACGGACCCCGTCGAGTTCCTGGACCTCGACGACCTCATCGCACTGGCCGCACGGTTGCTCGGCGATCCGCCGCCCGTGCGCGACGTCGGTCTGCTCGCCGCGGCCGTCGCCCGACCGCAGACGACGGTCGGCGAACACGACGCCTACCCCACGACCTGGCAGAAGGCGGCGGCGCTCCTCCAGTCCGTCGTGAACAACCACGCCCTGATCGACGGCAACAAGCGCCTCGGCTGGCTCGCCACGGCGGTGTTCTTGGAGATCAACGGTAGGAGCGTCGCCAACGCGTCGAACGAGGACGTCTACAGGCTCGTGATGACCGTCGCCTCGGGCCCGACGGACCTCGCCGTGATCGCGGACGCTCTGGAGGCATTCGCAGCCGGCGACGGCGCATAG
- a CDS encoding ribbon-helix-helix protein, CopG family has product MAMTLRLTDEEQRALKERAAKDGISMQDAARRAIRDYVARADHRSQVAAAADLILDVHADAIDRLGR; this is encoded by the coding sequence ATGGCCATGACGCTCCGCCTCACCGACGAGGAGCAGCGCGCTCTGAAGGAGCGTGCCGCCAAAGACGGCATCTCGATGCAGGACGCCGCTCGACGCGCCATCCGCGACTACGTCGCCCGAGCGGATCACCGCAGCCAGGTCGCGGCGGCCGCCGACCTGATCCTCGACGTCCACGCCGACGCCATCGACCGCCTCGGCCGGTGA
- a CDS encoding LLM class flavin-dependent oxidoreductase: protein MTVPLSVLDLATVDRGTEIGDALHQTVAVARRAEELGYRRVWYAEHHNMKSIASSATSVLIAHVAAHTSTIRLGAGGVMLPNHSPLTIAEQFGTLASLHPGRIDLGLGRAPGTDQVTLLQALRRDHQAADTFPQDVQELQGFLTGESRISGVDAFPGKGTNVPLYILGSSLYGAQLAALLGLPYGFASHFAPDALEQAVAIYRQRFRPSEQLAEPHVIAGVNVIAAPSEEEALELQLRTRRRRLARFLVPGRDLSDDEADTLLASPQGQQVLGMMRYTATGSPEAVREYLDWFADHASADELIVVHSAPTAETRLRSLELTAAAAELQPT from the coding sequence GTGACCGTCCCCCTCTCCGTCCTCGACCTCGCCACCGTCGACCGGGGCACGGAGATCGGCGATGCCCTCCACCAGACGGTCGCCGTGGCCCGGCGGGCGGAGGAGCTCGGCTACCGCCGGGTCTGGTACGCCGAGCACCACAACATGAAGTCGATCGCCTCGTCGGCGACGAGCGTGCTGATCGCCCACGTGGCGGCGCACACCTCGACGATCCGACTCGGCGCCGGCGGCGTGATGCTCCCCAACCACTCGCCGCTCACGATCGCCGAGCAGTTCGGGACGCTGGCGTCGCTGCACCCGGGGCGGATCGACCTCGGCCTCGGCCGGGCGCCCGGGACCGACCAGGTGACCCTCCTCCAGGCGCTGCGCCGCGACCACCAGGCCGCTGACACGTTCCCCCAGGACGTCCAGGAGCTCCAGGGCTTCCTCACCGGCGAGTCTCGCATCAGCGGTGTCGACGCCTTCCCCGGCAAGGGCACGAACGTGCCGCTCTACATCCTCGGTTCGTCGCTCTACGGCGCCCAGCTCGCCGCCTTGCTGGGCCTCCCCTACGGGTTCGCCTCCCACTTCGCGCCCGATGCGCTGGAGCAGGCCGTCGCCATCTACCGCCAGCGGTTCCGTCCCTCGGAGCAGCTGGCCGAACCGCACGTGATCGCGGGCGTGAACGTCATCGCCGCGCCGTCCGAGGAGGAGGCGCTCGAGCTCCAGCTGCGCACTCGACGTCGGCGCCTCGCCCGCTTCCTCGTGCCGGGCCGCGACCTGTCCGACGACGAGGCCGACACGCTGCTCGCCTCGCCCCAGGGCCAGCAGGTCCTCGGGATGATGCGCTACACCGCCACCGGTTCGCCCGAGGCGGTGCGGGAGTACCTCGACTGGTTCGCCGACCACGCAAGCGCCGACGAGCTGATCGTCGTGCACTCCGCACCGACGGCCGAGACCCGCCTGCGCTCCCTCGAGCTCACCGCTGCGGCCGCCGAGCTCCAGCCCACCTGA
- a CDS encoding DUF3291 domain-containing protein, giving the protein MRTPTQTGTHDVDGSTQLVTMASRLELRCLRDVPAFLRAALRLQRRFAEVDGGVRLDLEAHPLRRTFFTLSTWRDQASLDAYAADPLHRDVMRAFRSRMAGSTFVTWTHDPAPLPGWTDARERLDRADREENAAERR; this is encoded by the coding sequence ATGAGGACCCCCACCCAGACCGGCACCCACGACGTCGACGGTTCGACGCAGCTCGTCACGATGGCGTCGCGGCTCGAGCTGCGGTGCCTCCGCGACGTCCCCGCCTTCCTGCGCGCGGCGCTGCGGCTGCAGCGTCGCTTCGCCGAGGTCGACGGGGGCGTGCGGCTCGACCTCGAGGCCCACCCCCTCCGTCGCACCTTCTTCACGCTGTCGACGTGGCGGGACCAGGCCTCCCTCGACGCCTACGCCGCCGATCCGCTGCACCGCGACGTGATGCGCGCCTTCCGGTCGCGCATGGCCGGGTCCACCTTCGTCACCTGGACCCACGACCCGGCGCCGCTGCCCGGGTGGACCGATGCCCGGGAACGGCTCGACCGCGCCGACCGGGAAGAGAACGCAGCCGAGAGGCGTTGA
- a CDS encoding TFIIB-type zinc ribbon-containing protein yields MQCPVCVDQQLSISSREGVEIDFCPQCRGVWLDRGELDKIIDRAAPESPPAPAASAPRYDERPRDDRPRYEDRGRYEDRGRYDDRDRYDKKRRRKSFLEEIFDFD; encoded by the coding sequence ATGCAGTGTCCGGTGTGCGTCGACCAGCAGCTCTCGATCTCGTCCCGAGAGGGGGTGGAGATCGACTTCTGCCCCCAGTGCCGGGGCGTGTGGCTCGACCGCGGCGAGCTCGACAAGATCATCGACCGTGCGGCGCCCGAGTCACCGCCGGCTCCTGCCGCGTCGGCTCCTCGCTACGACGAACGACCACGTGACGACCGGCCCCGGTACGAGGATCGAGGTCGGTACGAGGATCGAGGCCGGTACGACGACCGCGACCGCTACGACAAGAAGCGGCGCCGGAAATCGTTCCTCGAGGAGATCTTCGACTTCGACTGA
- a CDS encoding TetR/AcrR family transcriptional regulator has product MPRPAAARDRILDTAERLVLQRGFAATTVDAVLEDAGASKGAFFHHFPTKAALGRALVERYAAADADLLESQMRAAEQASDDPAEQLLLFVRGFESAATAAVEAQPACLFVSFIYEAELTDPATSDLVRASIAEWRARIGDKLRAASASRPHLADHDIDAVADHVFATFEGAFLLVRAEGDPQHMARQLAVLRHHLELLLGAPAST; this is encoded by the coding sequence GTGCCTCGTCCCGCCGCCGCCCGCGACCGCATCCTCGACACCGCCGAACGTCTGGTCCTCCAGCGGGGCTTCGCAGCGACGACGGTCGACGCCGTGCTGGAGGACGCCGGCGCGTCGAAGGGCGCGTTCTTCCACCACTTCCCCACCAAGGCCGCGCTCGGTCGAGCGCTCGTCGAGCGCTACGCCGCAGCCGACGCCGACCTGCTCGAGTCCCAGATGCGCGCCGCCGAGCAGGCGAGCGACGACCCGGCCGAGCAGCTGCTCCTCTTCGTGCGGGGGTTCGAGTCGGCGGCGACCGCGGCGGTCGAGGCGCAGCCGGCCTGCCTCTTCGTGTCGTTCATCTACGAAGCCGAGCTCACCGACCCGGCAACCTCCGACCTCGTCCGAGCATCGATCGCCGAGTGGCGGGCCCGCATCGGCGACAAGCTCAGGGCCGCGTCGGCATCACGGCCACACCTGGCCGATCACGACATCGACGCTGTCGCCGACCACGTCTTCGCCACCTTCGAGGGCGCCTTCCTCCTCGTGCGCGCCGAGGGCGACCCGCAGCACATGGCACGCCAGCTCGCGGTGCTCCGCCACCACCTCGAGCTCCTGCTCGGCGCGCCGGCCTCGACCTGA
- a CDS encoding alpha/beta fold hydrolase, whose translation MTATARPAPRSTAPAVRAHEVRVGALRLHVRDVGEPDALVVVVLHGIMGHAREWDPVVEALASRGRRVLAIEQRGHGRSDHAGTYDARSMAADVLGVLDVLGVRRADLVGHSMGGMIGMVLAAAHPERIRHLALLDVVPDAIASPDAHELAAWMAQLAEARYTSVDEAVAVWLAGDPFAHPVHMRRYVEHCLREEPDGQLAWRFDGARLGRFVTDGVSAEQLWDAALRLSEPPLLVRGEHSPFVTHDAAVTFADRTGACVVTIPHAAHDLGVERPEAVVVALDEDWAALR comes from the coding sequence ATGACCGCCACCGCACGCCCCGCCCCCCGCTCCACCGCCCCCGCGGTCCGCGCCCACGAGGTGCGCGTCGGCGCGCTCCGGCTCCACGTGCGCGACGTCGGCGAACCGGACGCCCTGGTCGTCGTCGTGCTCCACGGGATCATGGGCCACGCCCGCGAGTGGGACCCGGTCGTCGAGGCGCTGGCGTCACGCGGCCGTCGGGTGCTTGCGATCGAGCAGCGCGGCCACGGGCGCTCCGACCACGCCGGCACCTACGACGCCCGGTCGATGGCCGCCGACGTGCTCGGCGTGCTCGACGTCCTCGGCGTCCGCCGCGCCGATCTGGTGGGCCACTCGATGGGCGGGATGATCGGGATGGTCCTCGCTGCCGCCCACCCCGAGCGCATCCGCCACCTCGCCCTCCTCGACGTCGTCCCCGATGCCATCGCGTCCCCGGACGCGCACGAGCTCGCGGCGTGGATGGCCCAACTCGCCGAGGCCCGGTACACGTCCGTCGACGAGGCCGTCGCGGTGTGGCTGGCGGGCGATCCGTTCGCCCACCCCGTCCACATGCGCCGCTACGTCGAGCACTGCCTGCGCGAGGAGCCCGACGGTCAGCTGGCGTGGCGGTTCGACGGCGCCCGGCTCGGCCGCTTCGTCACCGACGGCGTCAGCGCCGAGCAGCTGTGGGATGCGGCCCTGCGGCTGTCCGAGCCGCCGCTCCTCGTGCGGGGGGAGCACAGCCCGTTCGTCACGCACGATGCGGCGGTGACGTTCGCCGACCGCACCGGCGCCTGCGTCGTCACGATCCCGCACGCGGCCCACGACCTCGGCGTCGAGCGGCCCGAGGCCGTCGTCGTCGCGCTCGACGAGGACTGGGCCGCCCTCCGTTAG
- a CDS encoding flavodoxin family protein, translating to MATNLTAVALNCTLKSGPDESSTDLLLAEVAAELRSHGVEVAPIIRVADHDVKPGVTSDEGDGDDWPAIRRQVLDADIVVIGTPIWLGQPSSIAHRVMERMDAFLGETDDEGRMVSYGRVAMVAVVGNEDGAHHVSAELFQAMNDVGFTIAANAVTYWVGEAMQGTDYKDLDERPETTARATRMSVRNTVHLAGLLKGSQYPGGE from the coding sequence ATGGCCACGAACCTCACCGCCGTCGCACTCAACTGCACGCTCAAGTCCGGTCCGGACGAGTCGAGCACCGACCTCCTGCTCGCCGAGGTCGCCGCCGAGCTGCGGTCCCACGGCGTCGAGGTGGCGCCCATCATCCGGGTCGCGGACCACGACGTGAAGCCCGGCGTCACCTCCGACGAGGGCGACGGCGACGACTGGCCGGCGATCCGCCGGCAGGTCCTCGACGCCGACATCGTCGTCATCGGCACCCCGATCTGGCTCGGGCAGCCCTCGTCGATCGCCCACCGGGTGATGGAGCGCATGGACGCCTTCCTCGGCGAGACCGACGACGAGGGGCGCATGGTCAGCTACGGGCGGGTGGCGATGGTGGCGGTCGTCGGCAACGAGGACGGCGCGCACCACGTGTCGGCCGAGCTGTTCCAGGCGATGAACGACGTCGGCTTCACGATCGCCGCCAACGCCGTCACCTACTGGGTCGGCGAGGCGATGCAGGGCACCGACTACAAGGACCTGGACGAGCGGCCCGAGACGACGGCCCGGGCGACCCGCATGTCGGTGCGCAACACCGTGCACCTCGCGGGCCTGCTGAAGGGTTCGCAGTACCCCGGCGGGGAGTGA
- a CDS encoding PrsW family glutamic-type intramembrane protease: MSFPPVRGLARLPWRWIAHVSLAVTVVLFALALPQLADGDWSDLRTSALHHGWVLVWLLALSYLARSRSLLNVLGAAMGGFFTAMWISLTVGGRTAEWLGAYDPWQLSFAVPVIEEVAKVVPLLIVILAWRGRPDGSPGAVDLAILGVASGAGFAFHEDALWSRVSGSGFDTPLGWVLPTAHTDAGIVAGHAGWTGMVGLALGIWVVNRRRRWTALLPVAALALAIADHGLWNDPVLRGDWRAVLLDGWLPVVLFLVGTAVALVIETRRVHRATGGATTRLARNLPRLLVRSWSPWNLVLRIVRGTGIIRLSAMTAHQLAWLESGPRGARPATQEVRS, from the coding sequence ATGAGCTTCCCGCCCGTCCGGGGTCTCGCCCGCCTGCCCTGGCGGTGGATCGCCCACGTCAGCCTCGCGGTGACCGTCGTCCTCTTCGCGCTCGCCCTCCCGCAGCTCGCCGACGGCGACTGGTCGGACCTGCGCACCTCGGCGCTCCACCACGGGTGGGTCCTCGTGTGGCTCCTCGCCCTCTCCTACCTGGCGCGCTCGCGCTCCCTGCTCAACGTCCTCGGCGCGGCGATGGGCGGCTTCTTCACCGCGATGTGGATCTCGCTGACCGTCGGCGGGCGCACCGCCGAGTGGCTCGGTGCCTACGACCCGTGGCAGCTGTCGTTCGCCGTGCCGGTCATCGAGGAGGTGGCGAAGGTCGTGCCCCTCCTCATCGTCATCCTCGCCTGGCGGGGCCGGCCCGACGGCTCGCCCGGCGCGGTCGACCTCGCGATCCTCGGCGTGGCCTCGGGTGCCGGCTTCGCGTTCCACGAGGACGCGCTGTGGTCGCGCGTGTCCGGCAGCGGCTTCGACACCCCGCTCGGATGGGTGCTGCCCACGGCGCACACCGACGCCGGGATCGTCGCCGGTCACGCCGGCTGGACCGGCATGGTGGGCCTCGCCCTGGGCATCTGGGTCGTGAACCGCCGTCGCCGGTGGACGGCACTGCTGCCCGTCGCCGCCCTCGCGCTGGCGATCGCCGACCACGGGCTGTGGAACGACCCCGTGCTGCGCGGCGACTGGCGAGCGGTCCTCCTCGACGGGTGGCTCCCCGTCGTGCTGTTCCTCGTCGGGACCGCCGTGGCACTGGTGATCGAGACCCGACGGGTCCACCGGGCCACCGGTGGTGCCACCACCCGCCTCGCCCGCAACCTCCCGCGTCTGCTCGTCCGGTCGTGGAGCCCGTGGAACCTGGTGCTCCGCATCGTGCGCGGCACCGGGATCATCCGCCTCTCCGCGATGACCGCCCACCAGCTCGCGTGGCTGGAGAGCGGGCCGCGCGGTGCCCGCCCCGCCACCCAGGAGGTCCGTTCGTGA
- a CDS encoding VWD domain-containing protein: MTHRRHLLVLLVAVAALGLTACQGGDPCDPPTDGGPIFNVEQAQGVADCPPPCDGCGGGTGEPHLVTFDERRYDLQSAAELVAARDRDGTFEVQWRQEPYGNHPVASITAVAMRIGDVRLSVVGGDEVVRLDGEVLDLEPGEGRILPTGVVVHRRDEQVVVTHEASGSSVHVQMSTSMMGVLIDPPDEAEGRMEGLLGDADGDPSNDLVGPDGSVLDGDSWESVHPALAEAWRVDDDSTLFDYEDGAGPDTYWDPTFPPAPVDDLDDEALDAARALCAAAGVTDAGLLEECAFDLVVTGDASLVDVYVLQQKAMGIPLGDEVDTAPDEPTLDVVDDAVVWTAVLDDRSRPVWGDATDRVALVHVETGDDGVDTLIALDARSGEELWAVDGVEPSVPATIAGDLVVVATSADGPLAGPAGERGLAALDLATGASVDEVRFEPDDGEAPIDTGSTLHLVGGVVVHVGNGVARGLAPETLELRWTTELPGRTDLVPAVDGDRIWLGWRDGDGTEIAVLDPANGELTARDVLDGRPSAPTARAVADGALVVALRGEATAWVRLDVEGDDISTAWVHELDEDERGADRLAISGRSVVGYTDADVVSAVGLDDGRRLWDVTTTSFNNNDEQVAATDGGATIVGSFGGAYLEAFDADGGELWLLDPSDVARTGSPGSVAALGRAGDLVVATSPADGAVIVVAVALD; this comes from the coding sequence GTGACCCACCGACGTCACCTCCTCGTCCTGCTGGTCGCCGTCGCCGCGCTCGGCCTGACCGCGTGCCAAGGCGGCGATCCGTGCGACCCTCCGACCGACGGCGGACCGATCTTCAACGTGGAGCAAGCGCAAGGCGTGGCGGACTGCCCGCCACCGTGTGACGGCTGCGGGGGCGGTACGGGTGAACCCCACCTCGTCACCTTCGACGAGCGGCGCTACGACCTGCAGTCCGCCGCCGAGCTGGTGGCTGCACGGGATCGCGACGGCACCTTCGAGGTGCAGTGGCGCCAGGAGCCCTACGGGAACCACCCGGTGGCCAGCATCACCGCCGTGGCGATGAGGATCGGCGACGTCCGGCTGTCGGTGGTCGGCGGCGACGAGGTGGTGCGCCTCGACGGTGAGGTCCTCGACCTCGAGCCGGGCGAGGGCCGCATCCTGCCGACGGGTGTCGTCGTCCACCGGCGGGACGAGCAGGTCGTGGTGACCCACGAGGCGAGCGGGTCGAGCGTCCATGTCCAGATGAGCACGTCGATGATGGGCGTCCTCATCGACCCACCCGACGAGGCCGAGGGCCGCATGGAGGGTCTGCTCGGCGACGCCGACGGCGACCCCTCGAACGACCTCGTCGGCCCTGACGGCTCCGTCCTCGACGGCGACTCGTGGGAGTCCGTCCACCCGGCGCTCGCCGAGGCCTGGCGGGTCGACGACGACTCGACCCTGTTCGACTACGAGGACGGCGCCGGCCCGGACACCTACTGGGACCCCACGTTCCCCCCGGCCCCCGTCGACGACCTCGACGACGAGGCGCTCGACGCGGCCCGGGCGCTCTGCGCCGCGGCCGGCGTCACCGACGCTGGCCTTCTCGAGGAGTGCGCCTTCGACCTCGTCGTCACCGGCGACGCGTCGCTCGTCGACGTCTACGTCCTGCAGCAGAAGGCGATGGGCATCCCCCTCGGCGACGAGGTCGACACCGCCCCTGACGAACCGACCCTCGACGTGGTCGACGACGCGGTCGTCTGGACCGCCGTGCTCGACGACCGCTCCCGGCCGGTGTGGGGCGATGCCACCGACCGCGTCGCCCTCGTCCACGTCGAGACCGGCGACGACGGCGTCGACACGCTGATCGCCCTCGACGCCCGCAGCGGCGAGGAGCTGTGGGCCGTCGACGGGGTCGAGCCGAGCGTCCCCGCCACGATCGCCGGCGACCTCGTCGTGGTCGCCACGTCGGCCGACGGTCCCCTGGCCGGACCCGCCGGTGAGCGCGGCCTCGCCGCGCTGGACCTGGCGACCGGCGCTTCCGTCGACGAGGTGCGCTTCGAACCCGACGACGGAGAGGCCCCCATCGACACCGGCAGCACGCTCCACCTGGTGGGCGGCGTCGTCGTCCACGTCGGCAACGGGGTGGCGCGCGGCCTCGCCCCCGAGACCCTCGAGCTGCGCTGGACCACCGAGCTGCCCGGCCGCACCGACCTCGTCCCTGCGGTCGACGGCGACCGGATCTGGCTCGGCTGGCGTGACGGTGACGGCACGGAGATCGCCGTGCTCGACCCCGCGAACGGCGAGCTCACCGCCCGAGACGTCCTCGACGGGCGTCCCTCGGCGCCGACGGCGCGGGCCGTCGCCGACGGGGCGCTCGTCGTGGCGCTGCGAGGGGAGGCGACCGCATGGGTGCGCCTCGACGTCGAGGGTGACGACATCTCGACGGCCTGGGTCCACGAGCTCGACGAGGACGAGCGGGGCGCCGATCGCCTCGCGATCTCCGGTCGATCCGTCGTCGGCTACACCGATGCCGACGTCGTGAGCGCCGTCGGCCTCGACGACGGACGTCGGCTCTGGGACGTCACGACGACCAGCTTCAACAACAACGACGAGCAGGTCGCCGCGACCGACGGCGGCGCCACGATCGTCGGCAGCTTCGGCGGCGCCTACCTCGAGGCGTTCGACGCCGACGGCGGTGAGCTCTGGTTGCTGGATCCGAGCGACGTCGCCCGGACCGGCTCCCCGGGGTCGGTCGCCGCCCTCGGCCGTGCTGGTGATCTGGTGGTGGCGACGAGCCCCGCCGACGGGGCGGTGATCGTGGTCGCCGTCGCCCTCGACTAG